One Actinomycetes bacterium genomic window, AGAGTCGACCCTGCAGCGCTGCACCAGTTCGTCGGCTGAAACGGTGCGGCTCGAGTAGTGACGGCAGTCTGGGCGCACGGCCATGTCCCAACGCTAGACAGCCCGCTTACGGCACCGGCGCATGCCTGATTGCGTAACCAAAAGGCTCATCGCAGGAAACACTGCCGAAACACTCCGTTCCTAGCGTCCTGCAGGTAACCCAACTGCCGTGGTGTGGGTCACTGCGGCATCCCGCGACGAAAGGGCCAATGAAATGGACGGAGCAAGTGTTGCCTGGCTGCTGGTTTGTGCAGCTCTGGTGATTTTCATGACACCGGGACTCGCCTTCTTCTACGGAGGCATGGACCGGAGTCGCAACGTACTCAACATGCTGATGATGAACTTCTGGTGCCTGGCGGTGATTCCGCTCGTGTGGGTGATCCTCGGATACTCGCTCGCCTTCGGCGGGGAAGGTTCGATAATCGGCAACTTCGACTTCGCCTTTCTGAGCGGAAGCGGGATCGGCGAGGACCAGGGCGAGACGCTCATCTGGATCATCTACCTCGGAGCTTTCGCCACCATTACCCCGGCGCTGATATCGGGTGCCGTGGCCGACCGCATGAAGTTCTCCGCCTGGGCATGGTTCGTGCCGCTCTGGAGCTTGCTCGTGTACGTCCCGGTCACCTTCTGGATCTATGGCGGCCTCGACGGTGACGGCAACATCACCGGTTGGCTGGCCGACCGCGGTTCACTCGACTTCGCAGGTGGCACAGCCATCCATGTGAATGCGGGCATCGCAGCCCTCGCGGCGGTCCTGGTGCTCGGCAAGCGCAAGGGATGGCCCAAGGAAGGCCACCCGCCGCACTCGATGCCACTGGTCATGATCGGCACCGGCATCCTCTGGTTCGGTTGGTTCGGCTTCAACGCCGGCGCAGGCGGCCTCGAGGACGGCGTCGCCATCCAGGCGTTCGCCAACACGTTCCTCGCAGCTGCTGCCGGTGGATTCGCATGGGCTGTCGTGGAGCGCATCAAGGATGGCCACTTCACCAACCTGGGCATCGCCTCCGGCATCGTTGCGGGCCTGGTGGCCATCACCCCTGCGGCCGGTTTCGTGGGTGACATGTCCTCGATCTGGATCGGCCTTGCGGCCGGCGTGATCTGCGCCTTCGCAGTAAGTCTGAAGTTCAAGGCGGGCTACGACGACAGCCTCGACGTAGTCGGCGTGCACTTCGTCGGCGGCCTCGTGGGCTCCCTGCTGATCGGGTTCTTCGCAAGGCCCGGCGCTCTCGGCGAGTTCGAGGCGGGCATCTTCGAGGGCGGCGGCGCAGGTCTGCTCGGTGAGCAGGCAATCGCCAACATCGTCACGATCGTGTTCTCGTTCGTGGTGACCTACCTCATCATGAAGGTCCTCGACATCACCATCGGCGTGCGCGTCGACGAGGAGGACGAGGAAGCAGGCCTCGACATCTCCCAGCACGCGGAGACCGGATACAACCTCGGCGAGTCCACGATGGCTCGCTGAGCCGCAGACCAACCCATCACTCGACCCAACCAATACGACAAGCACAGGAGAAGGCAATGAAGCTAGTCACCGCGATCATCAAGCCGTTCAAGCTCGATGATGTGAAGGCCGCACTCAAGAACATGGGAGTCGTCGGCCTTACCGTCACCGAGGTACGCGGCTTCGGCCGCCAGGGCGGCCACACCGAGACCTACCGAGGCACGGAGTACCAGGTGGACTTCCTGCCGAAGGTACGCCTCGAGGCAGTGGTGGACGACGGCGACGTCTCCGACGTCGTCGACACCATCGTTTCGGCCGCCAAGACCGACAAGATCGGCGACGGCAAGGTCTGGGTGTCCACGATCGACGAGATCGTGCGCATCCGCACCGGAGAGCGCGGCGCAGAGGCCGTCTGAGGACGGATTCTGGGTCAACGATCCCCGACCCACGGGGCGTTCCCCCGGCCGGGCCAGGCCCGACCCGGCCGGGGGGACTACGGGTTTCCCCGATGTGCACAACAATGGGCCAAACGGGCCGCAACGATCAACGGAGCACATAGATGCCTCCAGCGCTGAAGCGCACAGACCTGCTGGAAGACACCTCGCTGCGGGGCCGTGCGTTCGTCGAGGCATGGACCGACAGAGTCGACGACTGGCTCGCAGAGCTGTTCGACGAGGCGGCATCCGGCGAGAGCGGCCTGGCGCTAATTGCCCTCGGTGGCCAGGGCCGTGGCGAGATGGCACCGCAGTCCGACCTCGACCTGCTGTTGGTGTTCGGCTCGCGCTCGGAGCCGTCCGGTGTCGCCGAGAAGCTCTGGTACCCGGTCTGGGACGCGGGGCTGAAACTCGGCCATTCGGTGCGCAGCGTCCGCGACACGCTCTCGCTCGCGTCGGAGGACCTCGAGACGGCCACCTCACTTCTGTCTGCAAGGCACCTGGCAGGTGACCCCGACCTGAGCTCCGAGTTGTCGGAGAAGTCGCGGGCCAACTGGCGCAAGCGAGGCCGCAAGTGGCTCGAAGAGCTGGCGGTGGTGACCGACGAGCGGCACCGTAGCGCCGGGGAGGTCGCATTCAGCCTCGAGCCCGACCTCAAGGAAGGACGCGGCGGCCTGCGTGACGTGCATGCGCTCGCCTGGGCGTCGGCAGCCGGGGCTCCGTTCGACCCGCGCTTGTCGGACTTGCTCATGGGCTACCACGACGTGTTGCTCGAGGTGCGTGTCGAGTTGCACCGCCACCAGGGCAAGCCGGGTGACAAGTTGGTGCTCCAGGAGCAGGCGCCGCTCGCGACGATTCTCGGCGATGGCGACCCCGACGTTCTCATGGCCCGTGTCGCCGGAGCCGGTCGGGCCATAGCCATCGCGTCCGATGACGCCTGGCACGACACCAAGGTCGGGCTCGACGCCCGGCTGTTCGGCCGATTCAGGCGTGATCGGGCCAAGGCTTCCGACGGCCTGGTCGTGCGCGACGGCCGAGTTGCGTTGGCCGACGGTGTTGGAACCGTGACGGACCCGTTCACGGTTCTCGCCGTGGCACGCATGGCAGCCGAGAACCGCCTGCGCATCGCGGCGTCCACCCTCGACGCGCTCGAGGCCGCGCCCCAGCCACCGTCGCCCTGGCCCGCCGAGGCCCGAGACGCCTTCTGCCGGCTGCTGGAGGTCGGCCCGCAGGCGGTCGAAGTGATCGAGATCATCGAGGACCGCGGTCTGTGGACCCGCCTGTTGCCGGAGTGGGAACCCACGGTGAGCAGGCCCCAGCGAAACGCGTACCACCGCTTCACCGTCGATCGGCACCTGCTCGAGACCGCTGCGGAGGCCGCCGCGCTGTCCCATCTCGTGGAGAGGCCCGACCTGCTGGTGATCGGTGCCCTCCTGCACGACATCGGCAAGGGCTACCCGGAACTGGGCGACCACTCCGAGAGCGGCGCCGAGATGGCAGCCGGAATCGCGGCCCGCATGGGTTTCGACACGGACGACGTGGCCACGGTGCAGGCGCTGGTGCGCCATCACCTGTTGCTGCCCGACGTCGCCACCCGCCGGGACATCTCGAATCCGCAGACCGTCGACTTCGTGGCACAGGAGGCGGGTACCACCCAGCGAGTGGCGCTCCTGCGTGCGCTGACCGAGGCCGACTCGCTTGCGACGGGGTCGAGCGCCTGGTCCCCATGGAAGGCGGAGCTCGTGGACCGGCTCGCCAGCCGCGCCATCGAACTGCTCGAGGGTGCGGTCGACAATGTCCACCCGGGTGTGTTCCCGACCGAGGCCCAGCGCGACCTGCTGGCGGTCGATGGTGTGGGCGTGGCAACCGACGGCAACCGGATCACGGTGTCGTGCGAGGACCAGCCGGGCGTGTTCTCCCGGGTTGCCGGTGCGCTCACACTGCACGGGCTCGACGTGGTCGAGGCCAACATCCTTTCCGAGGGTGAGCGCGCCCTCGATGAGTTCGTGGTGCGGGCTGCACCCGGGGGTGTGGTGCCGTGGGACCGGGTAACCGTGGACGTGGTCAAGGCCGTCGAGCGTCGCCTCGCACTCGAGGCCCGCATAGATGACCGGGCGCGCTCGCACAACCGCGCACGCCATGTTGGCATGCACCAGTTCGAGCCCGCAGTGCGCTTCGACAACGGCGCCAGCGGTGGCGAGGGCCGTACCGTCGTCGAGGTCGTGGGACCGGACAGCATCGGCCTGCTGTACCGGCTGGCCCGCTCGCTGGCCGAGTTCGACATCGACGTGAGCGGCGCCCGTATCGACACGCTGGGCCACGACGTCGTCGACTCGTTCTACGTGACCCTTCACGGCGGCGGACGCATTGAGGACCCGGATCTGCAGCACGAGATCTCCCGGGCGCTGTTGCACGCCCTCGAGGGACCTGGCTGAGCCCGGTCACCCCTGGTCGCGCAGGAAGTCCTCCACCTCGGTTACCAGCTCGTCGGCGGAGCCCAGGGCGGCACCTTCGACGTCGTACGCCTCCTCGAGGCGACCCAGGTAGGCAGCGGTGTCGTCATCCTCGGCCACCAGTACGTCGAGTTGCTCCGCGTACTCTGCGGCCGAGTCGGCCAGTGCGGACACGTCGACAGCCGCACCGACGACGGTGCTGGTCTGCTCCACCAGGGCGAGGGCACCCGCCGGCGAGGGCACACCGGCTGCGTAGCCGGGCAGGGCGGCCCAGAGGCCTACAGTCTCGAGCCCGCCGGCGCGGGCGCATTCCTGCAGCGCGCTCGGGATTCCGGTCGGGCCTTCGTAGTCCGAAGCCGGCAGGGCCATCATGTCGAGCACCTGGCGGTCATGGGATGCGGTGAACACCGGCACGGGGCGCGTGTGGGGCACTTCGGACAACATCGCACCGAGCACCACCACCGCCGAACAACCGATCTCGTCTGCGGCCTCGACCAACTCGGTGCAGTACTGGCGCCAGCGGAACTGCGGCTCGGGTCCACGTACCAGCACCACCGACAGGGAAGGCGAGGGCGTGCACCAGCCGAGCTCGGTCACGGGCCAACGGAGGTCGCCCGGTACGCCGGCGGACACCTCCACCCCCGGACGGGTGACGGTGAAGTCGACGTACTCATCGGGTTCGACCGAGGCGATGGTCAGCGCGTGCCATGTGTCCCAAAGGTGGTCGACCGCCCCGCTGGCGGCATCGGCGGCATCGTTCCAGCCGGAGAAGGCCGCCACCATCACGGTGTGGGTGGATCCGGTGACCTTCGATCCCGGACGGTTGTGCCACTTGAGTTGCCCCACGGGATTCACGGTATCGGCACCTCGGGCCAGTTGTGCCCCGACCCCTAGGGTGGTGCGCATGAGCGAAACGCAATGCACGGTCGAGGAGCTGAACGAGGTCACCGACGAACTCGTCGAGGCAATGCAGCGGCTGGTGCCCCAGTTGTCGTCGTCCGCACCGGCCCCCGGTCCCGATGTGCTCGCAACCATCACCGGATCGCCCGCCTGTCACCTCCTGGTCGCCCGCGACGACACAGGCATCCTGGGGTCCCTGACCCTCGTCGTGTTCCCCATCCCCACGGGTATCCGGGCCTGGATCGAAGACGTTGTGGTGGACGGCGCGGCCCGCGGCAAGGGTGTCGGCGACGCCCTCAACCGCCATGCCATCGACCTTGCCGCAGATCTGGGAGCGAAGACCGTGGACCTAACATCGCGTCCCAGCCGCGAGGCGGCCAACCGCCTCTACAAGCGGCTCGGTTTCGAGCAGCGCGACACCAACGTGTACCGGTTCGCCGGCGCCTGAGCCGTCAGAGCAGTACCGGGCGGCACCAGTCGTGAAGCTCGCAGCTGCGCGGTAGCGGCGGCTGCGACATAGCCTGCAGATCATGAGCGAGACCGGCACCCAGGAAACCGACCGAGAGCCAGAGGACCGGGCCGGGCTGGGAACCACCCTGGTGTCTGTGTGGTCGTGGTTCGTGTTCGGCGCCTGCGTCGCGATCTGGATCCCCCTCATGTGCATCACCTGGCTGGTGACGCTGCCGTTCGACCGGGCCCGCTGGTATGTCGGCTACCTGTACCGCAAGATGCCGGTGGTCGTCGAGAAGCTGAATCCGCTCTGGCACTTCAGGGTCACTGGCAACCTGCCGGACAATCCCCGCAACCCCTACGTCGTGGTGTCCAACCACGAGTCCTTCGTAGACATCCTGTTGATCAGCCACGTCCCCTGGGAGATGAAGTGGCTGTCGAAGAAGGAGATGTTCAAGATCCCGGTCGCAGGATGGCTGATGTACCTCTCCGCCGACATCCCCCTCGAGCGTGGTGACCGCGGCAGCGCGGGCAAGGCCATGCAGCTGTGCAAGAAGGCACTCGACCGGCGGGTTTCGGTGATGATCTTCCCAGAGGGCACCCGCTCGGAGAGCGACGACATGCGGCCTTTCAAGGACGGTGCGTTCCGGCTGGCAATCGAGACACAGCTACCGGTGCTGCCACTCGTCGTGCAGGGCACCCGGCGCGCCCTGCGCAAGCATGACTGGCGGTTCGGACACGCCGATGCGCAGGTCAAGGTGCTCGACCCGGTACCGACCGAGGGACTCACCCTCGACGACGTCGACGCCCTGCGCGACCAGGTGCAGGGCCTGATCCTCGCCGAGCGCGACCAACTGCGGGCCGCTGCGGCCTGATTGCTCAGCCGATGCAGGAACTCAGGCCCTGACGTAGGCCGTCCCATGCGGCCTGGGTCACGTCGCCCGCGTTCTCGGCGATGTTCTGGGCGCTCTGGTCGAGGTCGGCCAGGTCCTGCTGCATCGCGGTGATGTCACCCTCGGATGCGTTGTTGAAGAAGTCCGAGAGGTTGTCCTTCACGTACTCCCGATCCTCGGAGGTGTAGAAGGCGTACTCGTTCTCGAGGTTGTCCAGCTCCTCGGCGATGTTGTCGCTCGCTTCGCGGGCCTCGTCGCGGTCGTCTGCTTCCCAGAGGTCACAGATGGCCTGGCCGAGCGCCTTGCCATCTCGCTCCGAGGTGTACTTGCGTGAGCAGGCCGTGGCGGCGAGCGCGGGCACGAGTACGGCGACTGCCACTGCGGCGAGAGCGCGGCGGGTGCGGTGGCTCATCATTGGGACCCTCCTGTAGGCAGGGAACGGACTCTGAACGCCGTGATGATGTCGGAGATCCCCCGGACCAGGGCGCCGATGCCCACCCACAGGATGAGCAGCCAGGCGGACCGGCCCGGATAGCCGATTGCCCACAGGCCGAGCAGGATCTCGATGATTCCCACGGCCAACTGGACACCCCACAGGGGGATCTGGTCACGTCCGGCGATGCTCAGCGTGATGTCGAAGACGCCCTTCAACAACAGGAACCAGCCGATCAGCAGGGCGAGGATTCCGAAGGTCTGGAACGGTTCGATCAGCGCAAGGATGCCGGCGATCACGAACAGCACACCCATGACCCCGTGCAGCCACTTCCATCCCTCGGCGACACCGATCGCCACGAACTCGGCCACTCCTGCGAACAACAGCACGAAGCCGAACATGAATGCGATCGTGGCGGCCGACGTCGGATCGAACGACAGGACGATGAACGAGATGACGATCCAGAGGATTCCGGTGATCAGCCAGAGCCACCAGTTGTTGCTGAACTGGCGAACTTCTTCGGCAACTAGATCGTCTTCGGTGACGGCCGTCATGTGCGTCCTCCGGTCTCTCGGCGACTCACCCGAACTCTAGGTCCGCACGGGTCCCGGTGGGTGGACGGCCGGCCGTTCAGCGCACTTCGGGCAGGTGCTGGCGACCGGCGGGGCCTGCGCCACCAGCGACGGCCAGCAGGTCATCGAGGCCGACGTCGCGAGCGTGGCGCCTGCGGACCGACTCCGGGTTGTCGGAAGGCACCATCAGCGTGAGGCCGCCCGGGTGGATCCTGAACCGCAGGGGGGTGGCGAGTTCCGCGGCCTCACCGTCCATTCCGGCGAACGCCGTCCCGCAACGGGAGTCGACTTCGAAACCGGTGGTGGCGAACTCGTGCCAGTGCGGGCTGCGTCGCTGCACGCCCAGCGCCGACAGTGCGGCCAGCGCGGCCGCGTCGGCGCCGGTCGTGTTGCTCAGCGCGAACACGCCGAGGTGCCCCGTGTCGAGCGCTCGACGCTGTCCCAGATCGGCGTTGGGGCCGTAGACATAGGGGTTGTTGGACACGAGCAGGAGGAACGCCCCGTTGACCGGGGTGCCGTCGAGGCCCACGAAGGAGAGGTCGAACGGAT contains:
- a CDS encoding P-II family nitrogen regulator, with translation MKLVTAIIKPFKLDDVKAALKNMGVVGLTVTEVRGFGRQGGHTETYRGTEYQVDFLPKVRLEAVVDDGDVSDVVDTIVSAAKTDKIGDGKVWVSTIDEIVRIRTGERGAEAV
- a CDS encoding GNAT family N-acetyltransferase, with protein sequence MSETQCTVEELNEVTDELVEAMQRLVPQLSSSAPAPGPDVLATITGSPACHLLVARDDTGILGSLTLVVFPIPTGIRAWIEDVVVDGAARGKGVGDALNRHAIDLAADLGAKTVDLTSRPSREAANRLYKRLGFEQRDTNVYRFAGA
- a CDS encoding 1-acyl-sn-glycerol-3-phosphate acyltransferase, with the translated sequence MSETGTQETDREPEDRAGLGTTLVSVWSWFVFGACVAIWIPLMCITWLVTLPFDRARWYVGYLYRKMPVVVEKLNPLWHFRVTGNLPDNPRNPYVVVSNHESFVDILLISHVPWEMKWLSKKEMFKIPVAGWLMYLSADIPLERGDRGSAGKAMQLCKKALDRRVSVMIFPEGTRSESDDMRPFKDGAFRLAIETQLPVLPLVVQGTRRALRKHDWRFGHADAQVKVLDPVPTEGLTLDDVDALRDQVQGLILAERDQLRAAAA
- a CDS encoding ammonium transporter — translated: MDGASVAWLLVCAALVIFMTPGLAFFYGGMDRSRNVLNMLMMNFWCLAVIPLVWVILGYSLAFGGEGSIIGNFDFAFLSGSGIGEDQGETLIWIIYLGAFATITPALISGAVADRMKFSAWAWFVPLWSLLVYVPVTFWIYGGLDGDGNITGWLADRGSLDFAGGTAIHVNAGIAALAAVLVLGKRKGWPKEGHPPHSMPLVMIGTGILWFGWFGFNAGAGGLEDGVAIQAFANTFLAAAAGGFAWAVVERIKDGHFTNLGIASGIVAGLVAITPAAGFVGDMSSIWIGLAAGVICAFAVSLKFKAGYDDSLDVVGVHFVGGLVGSLLIGFFARPGALGEFEAGIFEGGGAGLLGEQAIANIVTIVFSFVVTYLIMKVLDITIGVRVDEEDEEAGLDISQHAETGYNLGESTMAR
- a CDS encoding PAC2 family protein; translated protein: MGQLKWHNRPGSKVTGSTHTVMVAAFSGWNDAADAASGAVDHLWDTWHALTIASVEPDEYVDFTVTRPGVEVSAGVPGDLRWPVTELGWCTPSPSLSVVLVRGPEPQFRWRQYCTELVEAADEIGCSAVVVLGAMLSEVPHTRPVPVFTASHDRQVLDMMALPASDYEGPTGIPSALQECARAGGLETVGLWAALPGYAAGVPSPAGALALVEQTSTVVGAAVDVSALADSAAEYAEQLDVLVAEDDDTAAYLGRLEEAYDVEGAALGSADELVTEVEDFLRDQG
- a CDS encoding [protein-PII] uridylyltransferase encodes the protein MPPALKRTDLLEDTSLRGRAFVEAWTDRVDDWLAELFDEAASGESGLALIALGGQGRGEMAPQSDLDLLLVFGSRSEPSGVAEKLWYPVWDAGLKLGHSVRSVRDTLSLASEDLETATSLLSARHLAGDPDLSSELSEKSRANWRKRGRKWLEELAVVTDERHRSAGEVAFSLEPDLKEGRGGLRDVHALAWASAAGAPFDPRLSDLLMGYHDVLLEVRVELHRHQGKPGDKLVLQEQAPLATILGDGDPDVLMARVAGAGRAIAIASDDAWHDTKVGLDARLFGRFRRDRAKASDGLVVRDGRVALADGVGTVTDPFTVLAVARMAAENRLRIAASTLDALEAAPQPPSPWPAEARDAFCRLLEVGPQAVEVIEIIEDRGLWTRLLPEWEPTVSRPQRNAYHRFTVDRHLLETAAEAAALSHLVERPDLLVIGALLHDIGKGYPELGDHSESGAEMAAGIAARMGFDTDDVATVQALVRHHLLLPDVATRRDISNPQTVDFVAQEAGTTQRVALLRALTEADSLATGSSAWSPWKAELVDRLASRAIELLEGAVDNVHPGVFPTEAQRDLLAVDGVGVATDGNRITVSCEDQPGVFSRVAGALTLHGLDVVEANILSEGERALDEFVVRAAPGGVVPWDRVTVDVVKAVERRLALEARIDDRARSHNRARHVGMHQFEPAVRFDNGASGGEGRTVVEVVGPDSIGLLYRLARSLAEFDIDVSGARIDTLGHDVVDSFYVTLHGGGRIEDPDLQHEISRALLHALEGPG